One stretch of Oryzias latipes chromosome 7, ASM223467v1 DNA includes these proteins:
- the rpl32 gene encoding 60S ribosomal protein L32, which translates to MAALRPLTKPRLIKKRTKKFIRHQSDRYVKIKQNWRKPRGIDNRVRRRFKGQMLMPNIGYGSNKKTKFILPTGFKKFLVHNVKELEVLMMSNKTHCAEIAHNVSSKNRKVIVERAAQLAIKITNPNARLRSEENE; encoded by the exons ATGGCTGCCCTCAGACCCCTAACGAAACCCAGGCTCATCAAGAAACGAACCAAGAAGTTTATCCGTCACCAGTCTGACAGATACGTTAAGATCAAG CAAAACTGGCGCAAGCCCAGAGGAATCGACAACAGGGTCCGCAGGAGGTTCAAGGGCCAGATGTTGATGCCCAACATTGGTTATGGTAGCAACAAAAAGACCAAGTTCATTTTGCCAACCGGCTTCAAGAAGTTTTTGGTCCACAATGTCAAAGAGCTGGAAGTCCTGATGATGAGCAACAA GACTCACTGTGCTGAAATCGCTCACAACGTCTCCTCCAAAAACAGGAAGGTGATTGTGGAAAGGGCTGCTCAGCTGGCAATCAAGATCACCAATCCAAATGCCAGGCTCAGGAGTGAAGAAAACGAATAA